A part of Pseudomonas sp. HR96 genomic DNA contains:
- the rpsT gene encoding 30S ribosomal protein S20, which translates to MANSPSAKKRAKQAEKRRSHNASLRSMVRTYIKNVVKAIDAKDAEKAQNAYVLAVPVIDRLADKGIIHKNKAARHKSRLNGHIKALNQAAAA; encoded by the coding sequence TGGCCAACTCACCTTCTGCCAAAAAACGTGCAAAACAGGCTGAGAAGCGTCGCAGCCACAACGCCAGCCTGCGTTCCATGGTCCGTACCTACATCAAGAACGTAGTGAAGGCCATCGACGCCAAGGACGCTGAAAAGGCGCAAAACGCTTACGTTCTGGCTGTGCCTGTTATCGACCGTCTGGCCGACAAAGGCATCATCCACAAGAACAAGGCTGCTCGTCATAAAAGCCGCCTGAACGGCCACATCAAGGCGCTGAACCAAGCTGCTGCAGCTTGA